The Virgibacillus phasianinus genome includes a window with the following:
- a CDS encoding anthranilate synthase component II: MILLIDNYDSFTYNIFHYFSSENVEVKVYRNDQLTSQTITELNPEAIIISPGPGTPETAGNCIQIVKDFYQKLPILGICLGHQIIASALGSNVVQANVIKHGKTSRITHNGIGLFSYLTQPLEVMRYHSLVVDPKTLSEELEIVATSMDDNEIMGIKHFYRPVFGIQFHPESIGTLTGRKIIQNFLGETRKAQASASGRWS, translated from the coding sequence ATGATTCTTCTCATTGATAATTACGACTCTTTCACCTATAACATCTTTCATTACTTTTCAAGCGAAAATGTGGAGGTAAAGGTATATCGCAATGATCAACTAACAAGTCAAACCATTACTGAATTAAACCCGGAAGCAATTATTATCTCTCCTGGACCTGGGACACCGGAAACGGCAGGAAATTGCATTCAGATTGTGAAAGATTTCTATCAAAAGCTGCCGATTCTCGGGATATGCTTAGGCCATCAAATCATCGCTTCTGCACTTGGAAGCAACGTCGTGCAAGCAAATGTTATCAAGCATGGGAAAACGTCACGGATTACCCATAATGGAATAGGGTTATTTAGTTATCTAACACAACCTTTGGAAGTGATGCGTTACCACTCCCTAGTTGTTGACCCGAAAACATTATCAGAGGAATTAGAAATAGTAGCGACATCCATGGATGACAATGAAATTATGGGAATCAAGCATTTTTATCGTCCTGTATTTGGAATACAGTTTCACCCTGAATCCATTGGAACCTTAACAGGAAGAAAAATAATCCAGAACTTTTTAGGAGAAACAAGAAAGGCGCAAGCGTCCGCTTCTGGGCGCTGGAGCTAG
- the trpD gene encoding anthranilate phosphoribosyltransferase, whose amino-acid sequence MKQQLEKLMNQKDLSIEEMKQATEHCFTQDITDTEIASLLTALRAKGETADEIAGIVEVIRAESQSIPTSLPHVMDNCGTGGDQSHSFNISTTAAFVIAGAGVTIAKHGNRSISSKTGSADVLEHLGVSLSFQPEKTDEILRENGIAFLYAPHVHPNLKRFMKVRKELGLPTILNLIGPLTNPVALDSQLLGIYRRDMLAMMAESLNKLGRRRALVVNGAGYMDEASLAGDNHLVLLENGKTSPFTIHPEELGLPVHSNEHIRGGDAKDNAVILQNVLQGKQGPYLDTVLLNAGLGLFANGTAATINEGVKFAKESIASGAALDKLKRLMEYSKQIPTEVL is encoded by the coding sequence ATGAAACAACAACTTGAAAAACTAATGAATCAAAAAGATTTATCCATAGAAGAAATGAAACAGGCAACCGAACACTGCTTTACTCAAGACATTACCGACACAGAAATTGCCTCATTGTTAACGGCATTACGGGCAAAAGGAGAGACAGCGGATGAAATAGCTGGAATTGTTGAGGTGATTCGCGCTGAGTCCCAGTCTATCCCAACTTCCCTCCCCCATGTGATGGATAATTGCGGAACTGGCGGTGATCAATCACACAGTTTTAATATCAGTACTACAGCAGCATTCGTCATAGCTGGGGCTGGAGTGACAATTGCAAAACACGGCAATCGCAGTATTTCCAGCAAAACGGGAAGTGCTGATGTTCTGGAACATTTAGGGGTATCCTTATCATTTCAGCCTGAAAAAACCGATGAAATTTTACGGGAAAACGGAATCGCTTTTCTTTACGCACCGCATGTGCACCCAAATTTAAAGCGATTTATGAAAGTACGTAAAGAATTAGGCCTTCCAACCATTCTTAATCTAATTGGACCGCTAACTAATCCTGTTGCATTGGACTCCCAGCTATTAGGCATTTATCGCCGTGACATGCTTGCAATGATGGCTGAGTCATTAAATAAACTTGGCCGCAGACGCGCATTGGTTGTTAATGGTGCTGGGTATATGGATGAAGCATCACTCGCTGGTGACAACCATTTGGTTCTGCTTGAAAATGGAAAAACATCACCCTTTACCATTCACCCTGAAGAGCTTGGATTGCCTGTTCACTCTAATGAACATATCCGTGGTGGTGATGCAAAGGATAACGCGGTGATTTTACAAAATGTATTACAAGGAAAGCAAGGGCCTTATCTTGATACAGTCTTATTGAATGCAGGACTTGGTCTTTTTGCAAATGGAACTGCTGCTACCATTAATGAAGGAGTAAAGTTTGCAAAAGAAAGCATTGCTTCAGGTGCTGCTCTGGATAAACTCAAACGATTAATGGAATACAGCAAACAAATTCCAACGGAGGTGTTATAG
- the trpC gene encoding indole-3-glycerol phosphate synthase TrpC, whose amino-acid sequence MSILEKIIAQKELEVKELKKQNFEQGSNHKKIGTIFPNRDSMHIIAEIKRSSPSKGAIDMAVDPITQAKQYEKHGASAISVLTDNTFFNGSMDDLRTVRSAVDLPLLCKDFMIDPIQIDLAKSAGANIILLIVAALPESKLHELYRYAKQQGLEVLVEVHNELEMEIAVNLGADLIGVNNRNLKTFEVTLDATERLAPMVESLSSTLISESGIRSREDVKRVAQAGAKVILVGETLMRSNDLAETFSDIRVPLPSKGADTNAR is encoded by the coding sequence ATGTCTATTTTAGAAAAAATTATTGCGCAGAAAGAACTAGAAGTGAAGGAGTTAAAAAAACAAAATTTTGAACAAGGCAGTAACCATAAAAAGATCGGAACCATTTTTCCAAATCGTGATTCGATGCATATCATAGCTGAAATTAAGCGTTCTTCCCCGTCAAAAGGAGCCATTGATATGGCAGTTGACCCAATTACACAAGCTAAGCAATATGAAAAACACGGGGCAAGTGCTATTTCGGTATTAACCGATAACACGTTCTTTAATGGGTCGATGGATGATCTGCGGACGGTCCGAAGTGCGGTTGACCTGCCCCTGCTTTGCAAGGATTTTATGATTGATCCCATTCAGATTGATTTGGCCAAAAGTGCTGGGGCGAATATTATTTTGCTAATTGTCGCTGCATTGCCTGAAAGTAAACTTCACGAACTTTATCGTTATGCAAAACAACAGGGACTAGAGGTACTTGTGGAGGTTCACAATGAACTAGAAATGGAAATTGCAGTCAACTTGGGAGCAGACCTGATTGGCGTCAACAATCGTAATTTAAAAACATTTGAAGTGACGTTGGATGCGACAGAAAGACTTGCACCAATGGTTGAAAGCCTATCCTCTACTCTAATAAGTGAAAGTGGCATCAGGTCACGCGAGGATGTTAAGCGTGTCGCGCAAGCCGGAGCCAAAGTAATCCTTGTTGGAGAAACGTTAATGCGCTCTAATGATTTAGCCGAAACATTTTCTGATATAAGGGTGCCCCTTCCATCTAAAGGAGCAGATACGAATGCTCGTTAA
- a CDS encoding phosphoribosylanthranilate isomerase → MLVKTCGIMTNEAASTAVLSGADLIGFVFAPSKRYMAPEQAAEIAKTLPSPIKKVGVFVNETAKTITAIAGKVGLDYIQLHGDEPAAFAEQLPYPIIKAFPATQESLAELKDYPCDYYLIDSPFGGNRGGNGTVFDWTVLKDLNVDTNKLILAGGLTPENVQEAISMTAPVGVDVSSGIETNGRKDLSKIQKFIKQAKG, encoded by the coding sequence ATGCTCGTTAAAACTTGCGGAATCATGACCAATGAAGCAGCCAGTACCGCAGTACTGTCCGGCGCGGACCTGATTGGATTCGTCTTTGCTCCGAGCAAACGATACATGGCACCGGAACAAGCAGCTGAAATCGCCAAAACCCTGCCTTCCCCGATAAAAAAAGTCGGCGTTTTTGTAAATGAAACAGCTAAAACAATCACAGCTATCGCTGGAAAGGTAGGGTTGGACTATATCCAACTGCACGGAGATGAACCAGCAGCATTTGCTGAGCAATTGCCTTATCCCATTATTAAGGCGTTCCCAGCAACACAGGAAAGTTTAGCCGAACTTAAAGACTATCCCTGTGATTACTATTTAATTGACAGTCCGTTTGGTGGGAACCGCGGTGGCAATGGAACAGTGTTTGACTGGACAGTGTTAAAGGACCTGAACGTAGATACGAATAAGCTCATTCTAGCCGGAGGGCTGACACCTGAAAACGTTCAGGAAGCGATAAGTATGACTGCACCAGTTGGTGTCGATGTTTCCAGCGGCATTGAAACAAATGGCCGTAAAGACCTGAGTAAAATCCAAAAATTTATTAAACAAGCGAAAGGATGA
- the trpB gene encoding tryptophan synthase subunit beta — protein MAAYTMPDQTGRYGNFGGRFVPELLMPALIELEKAYDDAIKDASFIKELNYYLKDYVGRETPLYYAENLTRMLGGPKIYLKREDLNHTGAHKINNTVGQALLTLRMGKKKVVAETGAGQHGVATATVCALLGLECVVFMGEEDIRRQKLNVFRMELLGAKVESVSQGSGTLKDAVNEALRYWASHVEDTHYILGSVVGPHPFPKIVRDFQSVIGNETKQQMLDQTNKLPDAVIACVGGGSNAMGMFYPFIQDESVALYGVEAGGAGLETNKHAATLTAGKLGVLHGTMTHLLQDEHGQIQEAFSISAGLDYPGVGPEHSHMHETSRVTYTSITDQEALEAFQVLSEKEGIIPALESAHAVAYTMKHAKEMNKDQTLVICLSGRGDKDVEQVKAALEGNDNE, from the coding sequence ATGGCAGCATATACGATGCCCGATCAAACTGGACGGTACGGCAATTTTGGAGGAAGATTTGTTCCGGAATTATTAATGCCGGCACTGATTGAATTAGAGAAAGCATATGATGATGCAATAAAGGACGCTAGTTTTATAAAGGAATTAAACTATTATCTAAAAGACTATGTTGGACGGGAAACACCCCTTTATTACGCTGAGAATTTAACCAGGATGCTCGGTGGACCAAAGATATACCTGAAAAGGGAAGATTTGAACCATACTGGTGCACACAAAATAAATAATACGGTTGGGCAAGCACTGTTGACACTACGAATGGGTAAGAAAAAGGTAGTAGCAGAAACAGGCGCCGGTCAACACGGCGTGGCTACAGCTACCGTTTGTGCCCTTCTTGGATTAGAGTGTGTCGTTTTTATGGGCGAAGAAGACATCCGCAGACAGAAGCTGAATGTTTTTCGGATGGAGCTTTTAGGTGCCAAAGTTGAGAGTGTTTCACAGGGAAGCGGAACACTGAAGGATGCCGTCAATGAAGCGTTGCGTTACTGGGCAAGCCATGTCGAAGATACCCATTACATTTTGGGATCTGTTGTTGGACCACATCCCTTTCCGAAGATTGTTCGTGATTTCCAGTCAGTGATTGGTAATGAAACGAAGCAACAAATGCTTGATCAAACTAACAAACTACCAGATGCAGTGATTGCCTGTGTTGGCGGGGGAAGCAATGCGATGGGTATGTTCTATCCATTTATTCAAGATGAATCAGTTGCATTATACGGTGTAGAAGCCGGCGGTGCTGGGCTTGAAACGAATAAACACGCGGCTACACTTACTGCTGGCAAACTTGGCGTTTTACATGGAACGATGACACATCTGCTGCAGGATGAACATGGACAAATCCAAGAGGCATTCTCCATTTCCGCCGGGCTTGATTATCCCGGAGTGGGACCTGAGCACAGCCATATGCACGAGACATCCCGGGTAACATACACATCGATAACCGACCAAGAGGCATTAGAAGCTTTTCAAGTACTTTCAGAAAAAGAAGGTATCATCCCAGCTCTGGAAAGTGCGCATGCTGTGGCATATACGATGAAACACGCCAAAGAAATGAATAAGGATCAAACACTCGTTATTTGCTTATCCGGCCGTGGCGATAAAGATGTGGAACAAGTGAAAGCAGCATTGGAGGGAAATGACAATGAGTAA
- the trpA gene encoding tryptophan synthase subunit alpha, producing the protein MSKSRIDEAFQEKLAKDQKLFIPYIMAGDGGLDNLDERIEFLQSCGASAVELGIPFSDPVADGPTIQNAGLRALKNGTSLSSVLQTLTGRKTERTIPIILMTYFNPVYIYGIERFTNDCAEAGVDGVIIPDLPLEEERLIERFLQEKSIAFVRLAALTSNESRLAEIAKRTEGFLYAVSVTGTTGAKSSHSGNVKGFLQGLKKIANVPVLAGFGVSNADQAKELGGNCDGVIVGSKIVDLFHEGKRDEIKSLIENSL; encoded by the coding sequence ATGAGTAAATCGCGTATTGATGAGGCTTTTCAAGAGAAGTTAGCTAAGGATCAGAAATTGTTTATTCCATACATTATGGCTGGTGATGGTGGGCTGGACAACCTCGACGAACGGATTGAATTCCTACAATCCTGTGGTGCCAGTGCCGTTGAATTAGGTATTCCTTTTTCAGATCCCGTCGCTGATGGTCCAACGATTCAAAATGCTGGATTACGCGCACTTAAAAATGGCACATCATTATCCAGCGTTCTTCAGACCCTGACCGGTAGAAAAACGGAAAGAACGATCCCCATTATTTTAATGACTTATTTTAACCCGGTTTATATTTATGGCATTGAGAGATTCACAAATGATTGTGCAGAGGCCGGGGTTGATGGCGTTATTATCCCCGATCTTCCACTTGAGGAGGAAAGGTTAATTGAAAGATTTCTTCAGGAAAAGTCTATTGCCTTTGTACGACTTGCCGCATTGACAAGTAATGAATCCCGGTTGGCCGAAATTGCCAAACGGACAGAAGGCTTTTTATACGCCGTATCTGTCACCGGTACGACTGGCGCAAAATCTTCTCATAGTGGGAATGTGAAAGGCTTTTTACAGGGATTGAAAAAGATTGCGAATGTACCTGTACTGGCAGGCTTCGGGGTGTCTAATGCAGACCAGGCAAAGGAGCTAGGCGGGAATTGTGACGGTGTTATCGTAGGAAGCAAGATTGTGGATTTATTTCATGAAGGGAAAAGAGATGAAATCAAGAGTTTGATAGAAAACAGCCTGTGA
- a CDS encoding AraC family transcriptional regulator, producing the protein MEGLERLADSIDFIEKNLESNLSIEEAATIACMSKFHYQRMFSMLTGVTVADYIRRRRLTLAAQALTHSNSKVIDIALRFGYETPESFSKAFRKIHGINPSAVRQDSHQLKAFPKLFFQIQLKGDVEMDYRIVEKDAFQVIGKGIRTSIVNGQNHREIPVFWDESNRNGFVDELEKDCGSMGVIGACMEFDATQEKLSYYICAEKNRQETPADWEEKEIPAATWAVFESVGAMPDAIPQTWDRVFSEWFPSTGYEHAGGTELEVYSTKGDTTAEDYRCEIWIPIVKK; encoded by the coding sequence ATGGAAGGTCTTGAACGGTTGGCTGACAGCATTGATTTTATTGAAAAAAATTTGGAAAGTAATCTCAGTATTGAAGAGGCGGCAACCATTGCGTGTATGTCAAAGTTTCACTATCAGCGAATGTTCAGCATGTTGACCGGGGTGACAGTGGCTGATTATATCCGGAGAAGACGTCTGACACTGGCAGCACAGGCTTTGACACATTCCAACAGTAAGGTAATTGATATTGCACTGAGGTTTGGCTATGAGACGCCAGAATCATTTTCCAAGGCATTTCGTAAAATCCATGGAATAAACCCCTCGGCTGTGAGGCAAGACAGTCACCAATTAAAGGCTTTTCCCAAGCTTTTCTTTCAAATTCAATTAAAGGGTGATGTGGAAATGGATTACAGGATTGTGGAAAAAGATGCGTTTCAAGTAATAGGAAAAGGGATCCGGACTTCGATCGTAAACGGTCAAAATCATCGTGAAATTCCTGTGTTCTGGGATGAATCGAACCGTAATGGATTTGTGGATGAACTGGAGAAAGATTGCGGATCCATGGGTGTAATAGGTGCGTGTATGGAATTTGATGCTACCCAGGAGAAACTGAGCTATTACATTTGCGCAGAGAAGAACCGACAGGAAACCCCGGCAGATTGGGAGGAAAAAGAAATCCCCGCAGCTACGTGGGCTGTGTTCGAATCAGTTGGCGCAATGCCCGATGCGATTCCGCAAACTTGGGATCGAGTTTTTTCCGAATGGTTCCCATCTACTGGATATGAACATGCAGGTGGCACCGAGCTAGAAGTCTATTCAACAAAAGGTGATACAACTGCTGAGGACTATCGTTGTGAAATATGGATACCGATTGTGAAAAAATAA
- a CDS encoding S66 family peptidase: MIIYPTLKKGATIGVTAPSSGVEPELHDMFKQAVSRNEKRGYPVMCGETIWTQDKAKSAAPDVRAKEFNDMMQDESIGIIIPPWGGELLIEIIDKLDFASFSYKWILGYSDTSVLLLATTLRTGMATAHGTNFVDLRGEFSDETTAMWEKVLATNEGGSITQHSSQKFQKQWDHENPSSEVFHLTEPTEWKSLSVDNTTLKGRLLGGCIDVIRHLIGTSFGNIREFQEKTINNEPILWYFENCDLKTTELRRTLVQMQLAGWFDNCSGIMFGRSTANDTVEGYEVLDVYHELGQELNIPIVYDTDCGHVPPQVTFVNGAYAAVEVKEGKGKIQQWFR, translated from the coding sequence ATGATTATATATCCGACTTTAAAAAAAGGTGCAACAATCGGTGTTACTGCACCATCATCAGGTGTAGAACCTGAACTGCATGACATGTTTAAGCAGGCGGTCAGCCGTAATGAGAAAAGAGGTTATCCTGTGATGTGCGGGGAAACTATATGGACGCAGGATAAGGCAAAGTCAGCTGCCCCTGATGTACGAGCTAAAGAATTTAATGACATGATGCAAGACGAATCGATCGGGATAATCATACCACCATGGGGAGGTGAACTTCTTATTGAAATCATCGATAAGCTGGACTTTGCTAGTTTTTCTTATAAGTGGATTTTGGGATATTCTGACACCAGTGTGCTGTTATTGGCCACGACATTAAGAACGGGCATGGCAACAGCGCATGGAACGAATTTTGTGGATTTACGCGGGGAATTTTCAGATGAAACAACTGCTATGTGGGAGAAGGTCTTAGCTACCAATGAAGGGGGATCAATTACCCAGCACTCATCACAAAAGTTTCAAAAGCAGTGGGATCACGAAAATCCCTCATCAGAAGTATTTCATTTAACCGAGCCAACCGAGTGGAAATCTTTATCGGTTGATAATACAACACTAAAAGGAAGACTGCTTGGTGGATGTATCGATGTAATTCGGCATTTAATTGGCACATCTTTTGGGAATATCCGGGAGTTCCAGGAAAAGACAATCAACAATGAACCAATCCTGTGGTATTTCGAAAACTGTGATTTAAAGACAACAGAACTGCGAAGAACACTTGTGCAAATGCAGCTGGCAGGCTGGTTTGATAATTGCTCAGGAATCATGTTTGGCCGCAGTACTGCAAACGACACAGTTGAAGGTTATGAGGTACTAGATGTCTATCACGAATTGGGACAGGAATTAAATATACCAATTGTTTATGACACCGATTGCGGCCATGTCCCGCCACAAGTGACCTTTGTTAATGGAGCATATGCTGCGGTGGAAGTAAAAGAAGGGAAAGGGAAAATTCAACAATGGTTTAGATAA
- a CDS encoding BsuPI-related putative proteinase inhibitor: MSLFKWSFVLIVIITLAACGQQSQENKDDDKSTQEHSNDEQAGDGQNSDSSVPSGGIVAGELEATLQVEGGHATFKVKNQTEQVKELILAGKNSYEYTILNENGKKVYQNSKSKPQYEQKHPITLKQAEEIEYELAIPDTLKQGTYTITAVLYTEPVLKAKTTFTVKK; encoded by the coding sequence ATGTCTTTATTTAAATGGTCATTTGTTTTGATTGTTATTATAACTTTGGCTGCGTGTGGTCAGCAAAGTCAAGAAAACAAGGATGATGATAAAAGCACGCAAGAGCATTCCAATGATGAACAGGCGGGCGATGGGCAAAACAGTGATTCATCCGTACCAAGCGGCGGCATTGTTGCAGGTGAACTTGAGGCCACTCTGCAGGTTGAAGGAGGACACGCAACCTTCAAGGTAAAAAATCAAACAGAACAGGTTAAGGAACTGATTTTAGCGGGAAAAAATTCATATGAATATACGATTTTGAATGAAAACGGGAAAAAGGTTTATCAAAATTCAAAAAGCAAACCACAATATGAACAGAAACATCCGATTACATTAAAGCAAGCAGAGGAAATTGAATACGAACTTGCTATACCGGATACATTGAAACAGGGTACCTATACAATAACAGCCGTGTTATATACAGAACCGGTACTAAAGGCAAAAACGACATTTACAGTTAAGAAATAA
- a CDS encoding M4 family metallopeptidase, with translation MTGTALALSLTFTGFAGTANAAETGDMVLQDMKSMTKSNFDVVWNHDKSAPTFVSGNLSKKSINGVGNIKQYLVSNKEIFGLNPDSDLSFIDKSKDKLGMTHYEFTQSVDGVPVYGAKFTVHTNKQGIVTSVTGNVHPDAAKDLNSNLKSDLSKKDAINKAWKSIDLTKKDTKAKKADKKALKEAAKLTDSGVKNTVENAELVVYTQEDTSKLAYHVELQFIYPEPGNWQIFIDAKDGSVIDSYNAVMDAGSAKGYGYGVLGDYKELNTYLSNGTYFLYDVTNPMNGVIETFTAENGTSLPGYRSADSDNAFTASYQGAAVDAQAYADTVYDYYYNTFGLNSFDGNGSTIRSTVHYGSNYNNAFWNGQQMVYGDGDGSTFAPLSGALDVVAHELTHAVTDYSAGLVYQDQPGALNESMSDVFSVFVERDDYLLGEDVYTPRRSGDALRSLSNPPAYGQPDHMNDYVYTSADNGGVHTNSGIPNKAGYLTINSIGVAKAEKIYYRALTVYMGPYSNFSDTRAALLQSAADYYGYGSEYDAVANAWNNVGVN, from the coding sequence ATGACTGGAACTGCCTTGGCATTAAGTTTGACCTTTACTGGGTTTGCAGGTACGGCCAATGCCGCTGAGACTGGTGACATGGTTTTACAGGATATGAAATCAATGACTAAATCAAACTTTGATGTCGTTTGGAATCATGATAAAAGTGCACCGACATTTGTATCTGGAAACTTATCAAAAAAGTCAATTAATGGTGTCGGCAATATAAAACAATACTTAGTAAGCAACAAAGAAATATTTGGCTTGAATCCGGATTCAGATCTTTCTTTCATCGATAAATCAAAAGATAAGCTCGGGATGACACATTACGAGTTTACGCAATCTGTTGACGGGGTACCTGTTTACGGTGCAAAGTTTACCGTTCATACAAACAAACAAGGAATTGTTACCTCAGTAACAGGTAATGTTCATCCAGATGCTGCAAAGGATTTGAATAGTAATTTAAAATCTGATCTATCAAAAAAGGACGCAATTAATAAGGCGTGGAAATCCATTGATTTAACTAAAAAAGATACGAAGGCAAAGAAAGCAGATAAGAAAGCATTAAAAGAAGCAGCGAAACTTACAGATTCAGGTGTGAAAAATACAGTGGAAAATGCCGAACTTGTGGTTTATACACAAGAAGATACAAGTAAACTAGCTTATCATGTTGAGCTTCAGTTTATTTATCCTGAACCAGGAAATTGGCAAATTTTCATTGATGCGAAAGATGGCAGTGTGATTGATTCATATAATGCAGTGATGGATGCAGGTTCTGCCAAAGGATACGGGTATGGTGTGCTTGGCGATTACAAAGAACTAAATACGTATTTATCAAATGGAACTTATTTCTTATACGATGTTACGAACCCAATGAACGGTGTTATTGAAACGTTCACCGCAGAAAACGGAACATCTCTTCCAGGCTATCGTTCCGCTGACAGCGATAACGCTTTTACCGCAAGCTATCAGGGCGCTGCAGTAGATGCACAAGCTTATGCTGATACAGTATATGATTATTATTACAATACATTTGGATTAAACAGTTTTGATGGAAATGGATCTACAATCAGGTCAACGGTACATTATGGATCCAATTACAACAATGCATTTTGGAACGGACAGCAAATGGTATATGGAGATGGAGATGGTTCGACATTTGCACCACTTTCCGGAGCACTCGATGTTGTGGCACATGAGTTAACCCATGCGGTTACTGACTATTCCGCCGGCCTTGTATATCAGGACCAGCCTGGTGCATTAAACGAGTCTATGTCCGATGTATTTTCCGTGTTTGTTGAAAGGGATGACTATTTACTTGGTGAGGATGTTTATACACCAAGAAGAAGCGGAGACGCACTTAGAAGTCTTTCCAATCCACCGGCTTATGGACAACCAGACCATATGAATGATTACGTTTATACAAGTGCTGATAATGGCGGGGTTCACACCAACAGTGGAATACCGAATAAAGCTGGCTATCTGACAATCAACAGTATCGGTGTTGCGAAGGCAGAGAAAATTTACTACCGTGCATTAACGGTATACATGGGACCTTATAGCAATTTCAGCGATACACGTGCAGCATTGCTTCAATCTGCAGCTGACTATTATGGCTATGGTTCCGAATATGATGCAGTGGCGAATGCTTGGAATAATGTAGGGGTAAACTAG
- a CDS encoding lipoate--protein ligase family protein: protein MNETWGFIDTGYNSAPINMALDEALLNWHSAGKIPPTLRFYGWTKPSLSVGHFQNAERAVDFANVQKHGCEFVRRLTGGSAVLHDDELTYSIVVSEKKDYIPTSIQAAYYELSKGILEGYKQLGIEADYATPERKKERTDVCFEKPAFYEMVVDGKKISGNAQTRKQGVLLQHGSIPMSMNKEMLFDLFKFPTEEIRRRKRDAFSQKAITINEITSKKHTYDDLKKAFQRGFQTELNMNFTPLALTDSQWDEVHELATTKYAEEEWNLHHQRSV from the coding sequence TTGAACGAAACATGGGGTTTTATTGATACAGGATATAATAGTGCTCCGATAAATATGGCCTTAGATGAAGCATTACTAAATTGGCATAGTGCTGGAAAAATCCCGCCCACTTTACGATTTTACGGCTGGACCAAACCAAGTCTATCTGTTGGTCATTTTCAAAACGCAGAAAGGGCTGTTGACTTCGCTAATGTCCAAAAGCATGGTTGTGAATTTGTCCGGCGCCTGACTGGCGGCAGCGCTGTATTGCATGATGATGAATTAACATACAGCATTGTCGTTTCAGAGAAAAAGGACTATATCCCTACATCCATTCAGGCTGCTTACTATGAATTGTCGAAGGGTATTTTAGAGGGATATAAACAATTGGGCATTGAGGCGGATTATGCGACTCCGGAAAGAAAAAAGGAACGAACAGACGTCTGCTTTGAAAAACCCGCATTCTATGAAATGGTAGTCGACGGGAAAAAGATTTCCGGCAATGCACAGACACGTAAACAAGGGGTTCTGCTGCAGCATGGATCTATACCAATGAGCATGAATAAAGAAATGTTATTTGATTTATTTAAATTTCCAACAGAAGAAATCAGAAGGCGGAAACGTGATGCTTTTTCCCAAAAAGCAATTACCATAAATGAAATTACAAGTAAAAAACATACGTACGATGATTTAAAAAAGGCCTTTCAGAGAGGATTTCAAACCGAACTGAATATGAATTTTACACCACTGGCACTAACCGATAGTCAATGGGATGAGGTTCATGAATTAGCAACAACAAAGTATGCTGAGGAAGAATGGAACTTACATCATCAAAGGAGTGTGTGA